The DNA window caaaaaaattaaaaaaagaagaagaaatccaGATGAGTGTGAAAGCAAAAACATTAATGATACAAGTGTCCACTGAGCAACAATCAATTACAACCACAGATGACAGTATGTgttcatctcctcaagaacaactCTCACTGTTCATGGAGAAACTTAGCTCAATACTCACTGAATTGAAAGATGATAAGAGGCTTATTATGATAGGTAATCCACAAATTCAGAAGGCAGTTGAATCACTTGAAGCCGATTTTCGACGTGCCAAGGCCATGGAAAAAAGTGGCCTTGCAAGCTCCCCTGCTGCACATGATGAGCACATTGAACAGGTTATTCAAAGTCTTGCAAGGGGTTTAGGCCTTGTGCTCTTTGCTAGCCATGATGTTGTCGAAGTTACTAGAAAGGCGGAGATTGAGGCGCTGAGAAGAGAGATGATGAAGATGAATATTGTTAATAAGCCTAATTTGATTATGAGTTCAGATGAATCCGAGTTCTCATTATATGATCGAGGGATAGTGGAGGAAGACGATAGAATAACTCTAGATATCGATGGGATAGTGGAAGAAGACGATAGAATAGCTCTAGATATCGATGATGTTGTTGTTCAAATCAAGTATGGTGATGATCAACTTCTTAAATGTGCACTTCATGGATTAAAGTCACTGGTTTTGGATGGCATGATTACCAAAGAAGGGGTTCATCATGAAGATATGATCCCGGTTCTGTTTAATCGATTGAGTTCAAGTAAAACAGACGATAGATTGATTATACTCCGAATACTACAAGCCCTGGTTGCTCAAGATGATGAACATAAGGTACATTTAGTGTTCATTGAAAGTAAACATTGAGAATGAAGTAGCTGAAAGTTACTTTTGAGTGGTTAATATTCACTTTGATGTGCAGGAAAAGATGGCAGAAATGGGGAATTTATCGATACTGGTGAAGTCGTTGGGACGTGATTTGGAAGAGCAAAAAGAAGCAGTGGGGCTGTTAGTGAGTCTCTCAGATGTTGCTGCAGTAAGGAGAAGAATTGGGAGAATTCAAGGCTGCATAGTCATGTTGGCTGCAATTTTTAATGGGGATGATCAAATGGCTTCACATGATGCAGCCAACTTGTTAAATTCTTTATCAGGCAATACTCAGTATGCTCTTCATATGGCTGAGGCTGGCTATTTCAAGCCTCTTGTACACTACTTGAACCAAGGTATTTTTAGGACACTTCCataaattactccctccgtttcagtTTGTTTGTCTGGTTTTGACTTCACAtggaatttaagaaagtaaagaaagttttgaatcttatggtcaTAAACCGAAGCTTGTGGTATGtaccaaaatgtcttttaatcttttggtcttaaacatgccgtgtgaaaatttgaattaaaaagttGCCAAAGGAAAGGAAAGAGACATTCTTTTTTCAAACggacaaaaaaagaaattaaggcAAACGAGATGGGAGTATGCAGTTTAATGAATAATTTGATTAACTGATGAATTCATATCCTGTATATATGATTGTAGGATCTGATATGAGTAAGATTCTAATGGCAACAGCACTTTCAAGAATGGAGCTCACAGATCAAAATAGAGCTAACCTGGGACAAGATGGAGCCATTGAACCACTAGTCAAAATGTTCAGCACTGGGAATCTAGAGGCTAAACAATCGTCTCTAAATGCGTTGCACAACTTGTCTGTCTCGAAAGCAAACGTTCAACGTCTGATGAAATCAGGCATTGTTGCCACTCTGCTACAGCTTCTTTTCTCCGTGAC is part of the Capsicum annuum cultivar UCD-10X-F1 unplaced genomic scaffold, UCD10Xv1.1 ctg78969, whole genome shotgun sequence genome and encodes:
- the LOC107840258 gene encoding U-box domain-containing protein 44 isoform X1, producing MSVKAKTLMIQVSTEQQSITTTDDSMCSSPQEQLSLFMEKLSSILTELKDDKRLIMIGNPQIQKAVESLEADFRRAKAMEKSGLASSPAAHDEHIEQVIQSLARGLGLVLFASHDVVEVTRKAEIEALRREMMKMNIVNKPNLIMSSDESEFSLYDRGIVEEDDRITLDIDGIVEEDDRIALDIDDVVVQIKYGDDQLLKCALHGLKSLVLDGMITKEGVHHEDMIPVLFNRLSSSKTDDRLIILRILQALVAQDDEHKEKMAEMGNLSILVKSLGRDLEEQKEAVGLLVSLSDVAAVRRRIGRIQGCIVMLAAIFNGDDQMASHDAANLLNSLSGNTQYALHMAEAGYFKPLVHYLNQGSDMSKILMATALSRMELTDQNRANLGQDGAIEPLVKMFSTGNLEAKQSSLNALHNLSVSKANVQRLMKSGIVATLLQLLFSVTSVLMTLREPASAILAKIAAQSEAGIVLVKQDIAQQMISLLHLTSPVIQCHLLEALNAIAARPTASKVRKKMKENGAVRLLLPFLTESRNAKIRNGALNLIYVLSNDMQGGELMEQLEETHLNTLINVVLSSPATDDEKAAAVGILSNFPVSDKNVTDKFMKANLLPILVSLLTSSTPTTPHLLAENISAVLIRFTLPSDKKLQHFSAENGVISILVNLLTCGSIVAKCRAATSLAQLSQNSFALRKSRKSRWFSCAPPHPTDSFCQVHDGHCSTRSTFCLIKSGAVPPLVQILQGNEREADEASLSCLATLLQDDIWENGSNFLVKKSCVQPIIKILEEGISLKAQEKCLWILERIFRVEAYRVEYGECAQVVLIDLAQNGDSLLKPTVARLLAQLELLQSQSSYF
- the LOC107840258 gene encoding U-box domain-containing protein 44 isoform X2, producing the protein MSVKAKTLMIQVSTEQQSITTTDDSMCSSPQEQLSLFMEKLSSILTELKDDKRLIMIGNPQIQKAVESLEADFRRAKAMEKSGLASSPAAHDEHIEQVIQSLARGLGLVLFASHDVVEVTRKAEIEALRREMMKMNIVNKPNLIMSSDESEFSLYDRGIVEEDDRITLDIDGIVEEDDRIALDIDDVVVQIKYGDDQLLKCALHGLKSLVLDGMITKEGVHHEDMIPVLFNRLSSSKTDDRLIILRILQALVAQDDEHKEKMAEMGNLSILVKSLGRDLEEQKEAVGLLVSLSDVAAVRRRIGRIQGCIVMLAAIFNGDDQMASHDAANLLNSLSGNTQYALHMAEAGYFKPLVHYLNQALSRMELTDQNRANLGQDGAIEPLVKMFSTGNLEAKQSSLNALHNLSVSKANVQRLMKSGIVATLLQLLFSVTSVLMTLREPASAILAKIAAQSEAGIVLVKQDIAQQMISLLHLTSPVIQCHLLEALNAIAARPTASKVRKKMKENGAVRLLLPFLTESRNAKIRNGALNLIYVLSNDMQGGELMEQLEETHLNTLINVVLSSPATDDEKAAAVGILSNFPVSDKNVTDKFMKANLLPILVSLLTSSTPTTPHLLAENISAVLIRFTLPSDKKLQHFSAENGVISILVNLLTCGSIVAKCRAATSLAQLSQNSFALRKSRKSRWFSCAPPHPTDSFCQVHDGHCSTRSTFCLIKSGAVPPLVQILQGNEREADEASLSCLATLLQDDIWENGSNFLVKKSCVQPIIKILEEGISLKAQEKCLWILERIFRVEAYRVEYGECAQVVLIDLAQNGDSLLKPTVARLLAQLELLQSQSSYF